A stretch of the Rosa rugosa chromosome 5, drRosRugo1.1, whole genome shotgun sequence genome encodes the following:
- the LOC133709610 gene encoding protein JINGUBANG-like, with the protein MGLVPCPLPCSTYSTESESNFSYHLHSDPSTSSISSQPSLPSVPSLSRQVLQQTQTTQLNCIATRKPGSACVCSLVLAGKFLYTGSSDGEIRSWSCRDISSNTSKPLATTNSTVKSLVIVGDKIFSAHQDHKIRVWQVNTTNEQKFKCKCIATLPTLKDRFPRLFFPNSYVQVRRHKKLTWVHHADAISALAVSKDESLLYSASWDRTFKIWRTSDFKCLESVSNAHEDAINAIVVSNDGFVYTGSADKKIKVWKKLIGEKHHTLVESLEKHKSAVNALAFSSDGSVLYSGACDRSILVWERDNGGGGGMDVVGALRGHTKAILCLAVAGNLVCSGSADCSVRIWRRGVGDDRSYSCLGVLEGHRRPVKCLTAAVDFDGDDRSDCVNSFVVYSGSLDCNIKVWQIQVPLVNSI; encoded by the coding sequence ATGGGACTTGTTCCATGTCCTTTGCCCTGCAGCACATACAGTACAGAATCCGAGTCCAACTTCAGTTACCACCTTCACTCTGATCCTTCAACCTCCTCAATATCTTCCCAACCAAGTCTTCCTTCTGTTCCTTCGCTATCACGGCAAGTACTACAGCAAACCCAAACCACCCAACTTAACTGCATAGCTACCCGAAAACCCGGCTCCGCCTGTGTCTGTTCCCTAGTCCTCGCCGGAAAGTTCCTATACACCGGCTCATCCGACGGCGAGATTCGATCATGGAGCTGCAGAGACATCTCCTCAAACACTTCCAAGCCACTAGCCACCACCAACTCCACGGTCAAGTCTCTAGTGATTGTGGGCGACAAAATCTTCAGCGCTCACCAAGACCACAAAATCCGTGTTTGGCAAGTCAACACTACCAATGAACAAAAGTTCAAATGCAAATGCATAGCCACGCTGCCGACACTGAAAGATCGTTTCCCGAGGCTCTTCTTCCCCAACAGTTACGTCCAAGTCCGGCGGCACAAGAAATTAACGTGGGTGCATCATGCGGACGCAATATCAGCTCTGGCGGTATCAAAGGACGAGTCTCTTCTATACTCGGCTTCATGGGACCGCACGTTCAAAATCTGGCGGACCTCCGACTTCAAGTGCTTGGAGTCGGTGAGCAACGCCCACGAGGATGCCATAAACGCAATAGTGGTGAGCAATGACGGGTTTGTTTACACTGGCTCGGCGGATAAGAAGATAAAGGTGTGGAAGAAACTCATTGGGGAAAAGCATCACACTCTTGTTGAGTCACTAGAGAAGCACAAGTCGGCAGTGAACGCCTTGGCTTTTAGCTCCGACGGGTCTGTGTTGTACTCCGGCGCGTGTGATCGGTCGATTCTGGTTTGGGAAAGAGATAATGGTGGCGGTGGTGGGATGGATGTGGTGGGGGCGCTTAGAGGTCACACTAAGGCTATATTGTGTTTGGCGGTGGCGGGGAATTTAGTGTGTAGTGGTTCGGCGGATTGTAGTGTTAGGATTTGGAGGAGAGGGGTTGGTGATGATCGGAGTTACTCGTGTTTGGGTGTGTTGGAAGGTCATAGGCGGCCGGTGAAGTGTTTGACGGCGGCCGTGGATTTTGACGGTGACGATAGAAGTGATTGTGTTAATTCTTTTGTTGTTTATAGTGGTAGTTTGGATTGTAACATTAAGGTGTGGCAAATACAGGTCCCTTTGGTTAATTCGATTTAA